The DNA window GGGACGATAAGTTCAGACATAGAACCTCCCTGTTCTGTCGGTCATGAATCTCTCGGTCATGAAAAGTTACGTTACAGTCTGGTTGGCAGCGAGAACAAGACCGTTGGCTTGGCGGGGCTTGGGCCTGCGACTTCTTGTCAATGGTTTTGACCGTCGGCAAGGCTCGGCCCTACAACTCGAGTCTTGAGCTTGCCGGGGATGGGAGTACCGTTCTTTCGTAGTCAATGGGCGTGGGCTGAATTATCTCGTACCGATCCCTGCCATTAAGCTTGGCCCTGTAAAGCGCCTTGTCGGATTGAGCAATCAGTACGTCAGGCTCTGGATCGGGTCGATCAGGAGTCGCTTCGTAAACGACAATGCCGAAGCTGCAGGTAGGCTTGAGGAAAGCCCCACCAATTTCAACAGGTGCCCGGACTTCCTCCAGCACACGGTTGACCATGACTTCGACTTGTTGCAACGACTCTACACCGGGCAACAACAGTATGAATTCGTCCCCACCGAAACGCGTGACGCTATCAGCCTCCCGCAAGGCGTCGCGCAATCGCCGGGCCACTTTGACCAGAATCTGATCACCGATGCTGTGACCGTGGCTGTCATTCATGTGCTTGAAGCCATCGATATCAGCGCTCACCAACGCCAGTTTTTGGCCCGAACGCCGGGATAGAGCCAGCGCCTGGTTGACTCGGTCTTTAAGAAGGACCCTGTTTGGCAATCCAGTAAGAAAATCATGGTGGGCAGCCCGTTCAGCGTCGGCTTTGGCCTCCCTGAGCTGGCGTTCCAGTTGCTTGAGCGGGCCGACATCGGCGACATGAACGAAGATTCCCTCAACCGTTCCTCCCAGGATTCTCGGGGTATAGGTCGCAAGGCTATGGCGCACCTGCCCGTCAGGCGTGGTGATCTCGCGTTCAAACACCTGTCGCTGGCCCTGGTAAGCGGCATCTATAAACGGCAGGTTCTGAGGGTAAAGCGGGCCAAGCAGCTCTTCCATGGTCATACCGATCAGCTCCGTCCTTCGTATCCCGAACCAGTGCTGATAGGCATCGTTGGCGAAAATACAGCGGCGCTGGCTATCCCAGCAGGCGATCATGGCGTCAAGGTGGTCCACCAACTCCAGCAGGATTTCACCCGCGTCGTCATTCTGAAGCGGTCGGCCCCCCGACTTTAAACTCATCGCCTGTCCCCCACGGAATGTGACTTCGGCGACTTCCACTTTAAATTTTTATAAAGGCTTCATGTAGTGTTTTTATGTACAGGTTCTGGGCGTGCCCTGAAACGCGTGGCAGGCGCCATGGAACAACGCATTACCAAAACACGCTGATATTTTTCAATGTTTAACAGCCCACCTCAAGCAGAGC is part of the Hydrocarboniclastica marina genome and encodes:
- a CDS encoding GGDEF domain-containing protein, yielding MSLKSGGRPLQNDDAGEILLELVDHLDAMIACWDSQRRCIFANDAYQHWFGIRRTELIGMTMEELLGPLYPQNLPFIDAAYQGQRQVFEREITTPDGQVRHSLATYTPRILGGTVEGIFVHVADVGPLKQLERQLREAKADAERAAHHDFLTGLPNRVLLKDRVNQALALSRRSGQKLALVSADIDGFKHMNDSHGHSIGDQILVKVARRLRDALREADSVTRFGGDEFILLLPGVESLQQVEVMVNRVLEEVRAPVEIGGAFLKPTCSFGIVVYEATPDRPDPEPDVLIAQSDKALYRAKLNGRDRYEIIQPTPIDYERTVLPSPASSRLEL